The following are from one region of the Cytobacillus firmus genome:
- a CDS encoding aminopeptidase — translation MRIINKMFMMKSVQTLLKTCLNVKPGENLLILTDTNTTEIGEVFALAGEGMGAEVVMTIMNPTTRHGDEPPRIIAEAMKAADAIVAPTTFSINHSTARKEASNAGARLIFMPDANDEVFLDGSLDIDYFAQKKIIDKVSTILEEGERLSITTHLGTELSMSISGRHAVPQTGICHEPGSISPPPCIETAVAPIEGTTEGIMYIDGAIVPGRACEDPVKVVFREGKIISIEGKEDAEMLKQTLESYNHPNVYCAVEMGIGMNPKAKIGRGGQLEDEAEYGTMHIGIGNGITFGSSIRAPGHCDLVIRKPTIKVDGKILMKDGELYID, via the coding sequence ATGAGAATCATAAATAAAATGTTTATGATGAAGTCCGTTCAGACTTTATTGAAGACATGTCTAAATGTAAAGCCTGGAGAAAACCTATTGATTCTAACGGATACAAATACGACTGAGATTGGAGAGGTTTTCGCACTTGCTGGTGAAGGGATGGGAGCAGAGGTTGTTATGACAATCATGAATCCCACCACAAGGCATGGGGATGAACCGCCAAGAATCATTGCAGAAGCAATGAAAGCAGCTGATGCGATCGTTGCTCCGACAACTTTTTCTATTAATCATTCCACTGCCAGAAAAGAAGCAAGTAATGCAGGAGCAAGATTAATATTTATGCCCGATGCGAATGACGAGGTTTTCTTAGATGGTTCACTGGATATCGATTATTTTGCACAAAAGAAAATAATCGATAAGGTATCCACCATACTTGAAGAAGGAGAACGATTGAGCATAACAACCCATTTAGGTACAGAGCTTTCTATGTCCATATCAGGACGTCATGCTGTACCTCAAACTGGAATTTGCCATGAACCTGGAAGCATTTCACCCCCTCCTTGCATTGAAACAGCAGTGGCACCAATAGAAGGAACGACAGAAGGAATCATGTACATTGATGGGGCCATTGTGCCGGGAAGGGCTTGTGAAGATCCAGTTAAAGTAGTCTTTAGAGAAGGTAAAATCATTTCCATTGAAGGAAAAGAAGATGCTGAAATGCTTAAGCAAACGCTGGAAAGTTACAATCATCCCAATGTATATTGCGCAGTGGAAATGGGAATTGGCATGAATCCAAAGGCGAAAATTGGCAGAGGAGGGCAGCTGGAAGACGAGGCAGAGTACGGAACGATGCATATTGGAATTGGCAATGGCATTACATTTGGAAGCAGTATCAGAGCCCCGGGGCATTGTGATTTAGTGATTCGAAAACCGACTATCAAGGTGGATGGGAAAATCCTTATGAAAGATGGAGAACTCTATATAGATTAG
- a CDS encoding YaiI/YqxD family protein — protein MKIYVDADACPVKDIIIAEARDFEIPVILVTSFSHFSNAEQPSGVKTIYVDSGADAADYRIVKLVEKGDIIVTQDYGLASLGLAKGITVLHHKGFRYTNENIDQLLQTRYLSAMARKSGQRTKGPKPFTAEDREQFRDLFKQVISPKI, from the coding sequence ATGAAAATTTATGTGGATGCAGATGCTTGTCCGGTGAAAGATATTATTATTGCAGAAGCAAGGGATTTTGAAATTCCGGTTATCCTTGTTACAAGCTTTTCTCATTTTTCTAATGCAGAACAGCCATCAGGAGTGAAAACCATTTATGTTGATTCTGGAGCAGATGCTGCAGATTATCGGATTGTGAAGTTAGTGGAAAAAGGAGATATTATCGTGACGCAAGATTATGGTCTTGCGTCACTAGGTTTAGCAAAAGGAATTACCGTCCTCCACCATAAAGGATTTAGATATACAAATGAAAATATTGACCAATTATTACAAACACGTTATTTAAGTGCAATGGCTAGAAAAAGCGGACAGCGAACGAAGGGACCAAAGCCTTTTACAGCAGAAGACCGGGAGCAATTTAGGGATCTTTTTAAACAGGTTATTTCACCTAAAATTTAA
- a CDS encoding N-acetylglucosamine kinase: MNKRKRWIAVDGGGTKTQCVIGDEKGRILAATAGESTNIHSNPHEHVKNVLLGLIDEVLMASFSHEDEVESIHLYLAGCGREKDKETIKSFFMLTSYKHKLAIENDALAALAAGTWGEPGIILIAGTGSIAYGVNPLTGDHVRVGGWGFLLGDEGSGYWIGQQGIQAVMKSYDGREAAPLLTNLIKEHFHVKEAPELISSIYGNASERLKIASVAPLVMQAAESNDPAAKRIIKEAIEELCILVRAAKKRLMPADSLPIVIHGGLFSNTSFREGFITYMKSNAGEVLIFPAFPPVIGAYLMALKESGILIDERKKKNLEMSWDRLK; encoded by the coding sequence ATGAATAAAAGGAAGAGATGGATTGCGGTTGATGGCGGAGGAACTAAAACACAATGTGTGATTGGTGACGAAAAAGGCAGGATTCTTGCGGCGACTGCTGGTGAATCAACCAATATCCATTCCAATCCGCATGAGCATGTAAAAAATGTTTTACTGGGACTGATTGATGAAGTCTTAATGGCATCTTTCTCCCATGAGGATGAGGTTGAATCCATTCATTTATATTTGGCCGGATGCGGACGAGAAAAAGATAAAGAAACAATCAAATCGTTTTTTATGCTCACCTCTTATAAACATAAACTGGCAATAGAAAATGATGCTCTCGCAGCACTAGCTGCCGGAACCTGGGGAGAGCCAGGCATCATTCTAATTGCCGGGACAGGATCCATTGCATATGGGGTCAATCCCTTAACTGGTGATCACGTTCGGGTAGGGGGATGGGGTTTTCTGCTTGGTGACGAAGGAAGCGGATATTGGATTGGTCAACAAGGCATTCAGGCCGTCATGAAATCCTATGATGGAAGAGAAGCAGCTCCTCTATTAACGAATTTAATCAAGGAACACTTTCACGTTAAAGAAGCCCCAGAACTTATCTCCAGTATTTATGGAAATGCAAGTGAGCGCTTAAAAATTGCCAGTGTTGCGCCGCTAGTCATGCAAGCAGCGGAGAGTAATGATCCAGCAGCCAAACGAATAATAAAGGAAGCGATCGAAGAGCTGTGTATATTAGTCCGTGCTGCAAAGAAGAGATTAATGCCCGCTGATTCATTGCCTATAGTTATTCATGGCGGACTATTTTCAAATACTTCTTTTCGAGAAGGGTTTATAACTTATATGAAGTCCAATGCGGGTGAGGTGCTTATCTTTCCAGCATTCCCTCCAGTTATTGGTGCCTACCTGATGGCACTAAAGGAGAGTGGGATTTTGATAGATGAAAGGAAGAAAAAGAATTTAGAAATGAGTTGGGACAGATTGAAGTAG
- a CDS encoding glycoside hydrolase family 30 beta sandwich domain-containing protein: MGIQASNNRLLATALENINGETVAVLMNENDSREEVSISLGGKSMMLILPKHSVATIIIY, translated from the coding sequence ATTGGCATCCAGGCATCAAATAACCGCCTATTGGCCACCGCCCTTGAGAATATCAATGGTGAAACGGTGGCGGTATTGATGAATGAGAATGACAGTAGAGAAGAAGTATCTATATCCCTTGGGGGTAAAAGTATGATGCTTATTCTTCCGAAGCATTCTGTAGCGACAATTATTATTTATTGA
- a CDS encoding Bug family tripartite tricarboxylate transporter substrate binding protein — translation MKLKMMFLTLFSGVLILSACAGNQSNQKASGNSEEAESDYPSQPIEIIVGFSEGGGTDTMARTLQPILQEELGESVAVRNMPGASSALALEYVNEQESDGHTILFQTDLIRVFPTMGMTDLTYKDFEQIGIGAMGIANFTVKDESDLKTFDDVVRLLKDGNAKVGVAAIGDPWHLTLEIVNSVVGGDAEIITYDSGANAAMAAMKGEVDFSISGVNEVVDLLRAGDLRSLAVMDNKPFEVDGLESIPPVTDFVSDLKKYVPEGTWWGPAVKSGTPEEIVTKIRDAYNKAISSDEFKEFTKKRAIILTDIEDSQEYTKQITEKTSWLLWDIGVGKRSPEEVGISRPKE, via the coding sequence ATGAAACTAAAAATGATGTTTCTGACTCTATTTTCAGGGGTTCTGATATTAAGCGCCTGTGCTGGAAACCAATCAAATCAAAAGGCATCTGGAAACAGCGAAGAAGCAGAAAGTGATTACCCTTCACAGCCAATTGAAATTATTGTCGGTTTTAGTGAGGGAGGCGGTACTGACACAATGGCACGGACCCTGCAGCCAATCCTTCAGGAAGAACTGGGAGAATCCGTTGCGGTGAGGAACATGCCTGGAGCTTCCAGTGCATTGGCTCTTGAGTATGTTAACGAACAAGAGTCTGACGGACACACCATCCTATTTCAAACCGATCTGATCCGTGTATTTCCAACAATGGGCATGACAGATTTAACATACAAGGATTTCGAGCAAATTGGAATTGGCGCAATGGGGATTGCCAATTTTACAGTTAAAGACGAATCTGACCTGAAAACGTTTGATGATGTGGTTCGGCTCTTGAAAGATGGAAATGCAAAGGTTGGTGTGGCAGCGATTGGGGACCCTTGGCACCTCACTTTGGAGATTGTGAATAGTGTCGTGGGTGGAGATGCAGAAATTATTACGTATGATTCTGGTGCAAATGCTGCCATGGCTGCTATGAAAGGTGAGGTAGATTTCTCTATCAGCGGGGTTAATGAGGTAGTGGATCTGCTGAGGGCAGGGGATTTACGATCACTGGCTGTTATGGATAATAAACCGTTTGAAGTTGATGGACTTGAATCAATCCCGCCGGTCACTGATTTTGTTTCTGATTTGAAAAAATATGTACCGGAAGGAACCTGGTGGGGGCCAGCTGTAAAAAGCGGAACACCTGAAGAAATCGTAACTAAAATTAGAGACGCATACAACAAAGCGATCAGCAGTGATGAATTTAAGGAATTTACAAAAAAACGGGCAATTATCCTAACAGATATTGAAGATAGTCAAGA
- a CDS encoding serine hydrolase domain-containing protein: MKNTFSKVTSFIDQSVQEKQIPGAVVGVVTPNAMPYIHFSGFAHTQKGIEMKEDTIFDLASLTKVAATLPVILTLLEDGKLDLDDPVHRYIPQFEVFQKEITIKHLLTHTSGFPPEIKFYENDYTLEESIHLISQIKSRMKTGEQVIYSDLNFIVLGYMVKKLTGMSLAAFANKKIYEPLGMSDTHFNPPFNKINRIAATEFISDLQEYQWGKVHDENANHFHGVSGHAGLFSTVQDLSKFARMILNGGTIGNQKILSKQTIDLSKECQTQNLNLRRGIGWQLYDQPSFSGQYLQNGFGHTGFTGTSIWFDGEQRFAVIILTNRVHFGRETDISRFRRITHNLISLVMEDEHEVKGDE; the protein is encoded by the coding sequence ATGAAGAATACATTTTCCAAGGTTACATCTTTTATTGATCAATCAGTACAGGAAAAACAGATACCTGGTGCCGTGGTAGGGGTTGTAACTCCTAATGCTATGCCCTATATTCACTTTTCAGGATTTGCCCATACCCAAAAGGGGATCGAAATGAAGGAGGATACAATCTTTGATTTAGCTTCATTAACAAAGGTTGCCGCGACGCTTCCCGTCATTTTAACTTTACTTGAAGACGGCAAACTGGATCTGGATGATCCTGTCCATCGCTATATCCCGCAGTTTGAGGTGTTTCAAAAAGAAATAACAATCAAGCACTTATTAACCCATACAAGCGGGTTTCCGCCGGAAATAAAGTTTTATGAAAATGATTATACTTTGGAAGAATCCATTCACTTAATCTCTCAAATAAAGAGTCGAATGAAAACAGGAGAACAGGTTATCTATAGTGATTTAAATTTTATCGTACTTGGATATATGGTCAAGAAACTCACTGGAATGTCTTTAGCAGCTTTTGCTAATAAAAAGATCTATGAACCTTTAGGGATGTCTGATACTCATTTTAATCCTCCATTTAATAAGATAAATCGAATAGCTGCTACAGAGTTTATCAGCGATCTTCAAGAGTATCAGTGGGGTAAGGTTCACGATGAAAACGCAAACCATTTCCATGGGGTAAGCGGCCACGCGGGTCTTTTCTCTACTGTACAGGATTTATCCAAATTTGCGAGGATGATATTAAATGGAGGAACCATTGGAAACCAGAAGATTCTATCTAAACAAACGATAGATTTAAGCAAAGAATGCCAGACCCAAAATCTGAATTTACGGCGAGGGATTGGCTGGCAATTATATGATCAGCCCTCTTTTTCGGGGCAATATCTCCAAAATGGGTTTGGCCATACCGGATTCACAGGAACCTCTATATGGTTTGATGGCGAACAGCGTTTCGCAGTGATTATCCTAACGAATCGTGTGCATTTTGGCAGGGAAACGGATATTTCCCGATTCAGGAGAATTACCCATAATCTAATATCCTTAGTGATGGAAGACGAACACGAGGTAAAAGGCGATGAATAA
- a CDS encoding sigma-54 interaction domain-containing protein: MHQESKRVNKPFRAINCAAIPEHLLESELFGYSEGAFTGARKSGKPGKFEMAQGGTIFLDEIGDMPLHLQVKLLRVLEERKIERIGSNNSIDIDIRVVAATHKNLEKMVADGEFRQDLFFRLSVIPLHIPPLRERDGDIPVLLQHFVQHYDKITGKKVRGFTPDAENRLCSYNWPGNIRELQNAVEYAINMATDHWIRVENLPPRIREQNHLNADKENITLAEMEEKMIMDALKRYGDTLNGKKQAADELGINVATLYRKINKYELNRKMQL; the protein is encoded by the coding sequence CTGCATCAAGAGAGCAAAAGAGTCAATAAACCATTTCGGGCCATTAATTGTGCAGCCATTCCAGAACATTTACTGGAAAGTGAATTGTTTGGATATAGCGAGGGTGCGTTTACGGGTGCAAGGAAAAGTGGAAAGCCGGGAAAATTTGAAATGGCACAAGGAGGCACTATTTTTCTGGATGAAATAGGTGATATGCCATTGCATTTGCAAGTGAAGCTGTTAAGAGTGTTAGAAGAAAGAAAAATTGAACGGATTGGTTCGAATAACTCAATAGATATTGATATCAGAGTCGTTGCAGCAACCCATAAAAACTTAGAAAAAATGGTAGCTGACGGGGAATTTCGGCAGGATTTATTTTTTAGGCTAAGCGTCATTCCGCTTCATATTCCCCCATTGAGGGAAAGAGATGGGGATATTCCCGTCCTGCTCCAGCATTTTGTACAGCACTACGATAAAATTACGGGAAAGAAAGTGAGAGGTTTCACTCCTGATGCGGAGAATCGGCTTTGTTCGTACAACTGGCCAGGTAATATACGTGAACTTCAAAATGCTGTGGAATATGCCATAAACATGGCAACTGACCACTGGATTAGAGTAGAAAACCTGCCTCCGAGAATCCGTGAACAAAATCACCTGAATGCTGATAAAGAAAATATTACTCTGGCAGAAATGGAAGAAAAAATGATAATGGATGCATTAAAGAGATATGGTGATACATTGAATGGAAAGAAACAAGCTGCAGATGAACTTGGTATAAATGTAGCAACTCTGTACAGGAAAATTAATAAATACGAGCTTAATCGCAAAATGCAATTATAG
- a CDS encoding tripartite tricarboxylate transporter permease: MGEISLIGESLASFFTVKIMLLFLIGTVAGMAVGALPGLTTTMGVSLLISFTWGMEWIEAMVLIVSVHIGGTYGGSTPAIFLNIPGTPASAATAMDGYPMAQRGEGGLARGLATFQSFLGTILAAVLFLIGAPLLLDLSMNFGSWEYFLLAMFGIILSANLTAASLSKGLISGILGLALATVGMDKITGAQRFTFGESALMDGFSLIAVLIGVFGIAEVIDSIMQLKKPLKAEKFQSIFPPWKMLVKFLPAGGRSSVIGAAIGAIPGVGADVAAWVSYDVARRRSKKPETFGKGNPEGIVAAETANNACVPGTYIPMLILGIPGDAVTAVIIGGLLLHGLQPGPLLLTQNPDILNQFFIILTISAAFMLVFGLFFSYFFQKILSVPRSIVLLIVTVFSVVGTFAVNNRPFDIGIMFLFGIIGFLMRKVGLAAPPLVLGLILGLMAEQNFRRAMVSADYSFVPFFTRPISLFLLVCIVFLILNQNSFLTKRVKHLWRKIKPKGANL, translated from the coding sequence TTGGGAGAAATAAGTCTAATCGGCGAATCACTGGCCAGTTTCTTTACAGTTAAAATCATGCTTTTATTTCTTATTGGCACAGTTGCCGGAATGGCAGTCGGTGCACTTCCAGGTCTAACTACTACCATGGGAGTATCCTTGCTGATTTCATTTACCTGGGGGATGGAATGGATAGAAGCAATGGTTCTAATTGTGTCTGTTCATATAGGAGGAACCTATGGAGGATCCACGCCAGCCATCTTCTTAAATATCCCGGGTACTCCGGCCTCAGCTGCGACTGCTATGGATGGCTATCCAATGGCCCAGCGGGGGGAAGGAGGACTGGCAAGAGGACTGGCAACCTTCCAATCCTTTTTAGGTACTATTCTGGCGGCTGTTTTATTTCTGATAGGGGCGCCGCTCCTGCTGGATTTAAGTATGAATTTCGGATCATGGGAGTATTTTCTGCTAGCCATGTTTGGAATTATTCTCAGCGCAAACCTAACGGCTGCATCATTGTCGAAAGGGCTAATTTCCGGGATCTTAGGACTAGCTTTAGCCACAGTGGGAATGGATAAGATCACAGGCGCACAGCGTTTTACTTTTGGAGAAAGTGCACTCATGGATGGCTTTAGTCTAATTGCAGTCTTAATCGGAGTATTTGGAATTGCTGAGGTAATCGACTCTATTATGCAGCTCAAGAAGCCTTTAAAAGCAGAGAAATTCCAATCTATTTTTCCCCCGTGGAAGATGTTGGTGAAGTTTTTGCCCGCCGGCGGAAGATCTTCTGTTATAGGAGCAGCGATAGGAGCGATACCGGGTGTTGGAGCAGATGTAGCAGCCTGGGTTTCATATGATGTGGCTCGCCGAAGAAGCAAGAAGCCTGAGACGTTTGGCAAAGGAAATCCAGAAGGAATCGTTGCGGCAGAAACGGCAAATAACGCTTGTGTGCCAGGTACATATATACCGATGTTAATTCTTGGTATCCCTGGTGATGCAGTCACAGCAGTTATTATAGGGGGACTTTTACTTCACGGATTGCAGCCAGGTCCGCTTTTACTCACACAAAATCCTGATATATTGAATCAGTTTTTTATCATTTTAACGATATCTGCTGCGTTTATGCTTGTGTTTGGATTATTTTTCTCTTATTTTTTTCAGAAAATCCTATCTGTTCCCAGAAGTATAGTTTTGCTTATTGTAACGGTATTTAGTGTGGTAGGGACATTTGCAGTAAACAATCGGCCATTTGATATTGGAATTATGTTCCTTTTTGGCATCATCGGTTTTCTTATGCGTAAAGTCGGGCTGGCTGCCCCGCCTTTAGTGTTAGGATTGATCCTTGGTTTAATGGCGGAACAGAATTTCCGAAGAGCCATGGTGAGTGCGGATTATTCGTTCGTGCCATTCTTCACACGGCCAATTAGTCTTTTCTTGCTGGTCTGTATTGTATTTTTGATTTTGAATCAAAATTCATTCCTGACAAAACGCGTAAAACATCTGTGGAGGAAAATAAAGCCTAAGGGGGCTAACTTATGA